AAGACGGCGGTATCAAGTGGCGCTTCAAGTCGAATTCATTCGACGCGCCACTTCAAGCCCTCGGCTTACAGCCGAGGTCTAGCTGACTTGGGCTTTGATCTTGCCTTACCCTGTGAAACCCTGTGCCTGCCAGCCGTAGCTTCATGCGAAGGTTGGTACCCTGTGGTTTATGCTCTTGAATGTCCAAGGAGGTTTTCTTTGTGATTAGGGTAGCTGAAGCAAGATCCATCGTGCTTGACAATGTGATCCCCCTCGGCAGCGAGGTCGTGGGCCTCGACGAGTGCCTGTTCCGGGTCCTGGCCCAGCCGGTCACCGCCCGGCGTCACGTCCCCCCCCGGGACAACTCGGCCATGGACGGATTTGCCCTGACTGCGGCAGCTACGGGCGCCGCGACAGAGCAGAATCCCGCTGCACTGCCGATCGTCAGGACGATCCGTGCCGGTGACCGGGCCGGTGACCCCGTGGGAGAGGAACAGGTGGTGAGGATAATGACCGGCGCGCCTGTCCCGGAGGGGATCGACACCGTGGTGCCTGTAGAGCAGACCCGCGTGGAGGCGGAGACCCTCTACCTGACGGTTCCCCTCAAGGCCGGCGCCAACATCCGCAGGGCAGGTGAAGATATCAGGGAGGGCGAAGAGATGTTTCTCGCCCGACGCCCTCTCAGGCCGGCAGACCTGGGCCTTGTCGCCTCCCAGGGCATCGCCCAGCTCAGGGTTTTCCGGAGGCCCGAGGTGGCCATCCTCGCCACGGGGGATGAAGTGGTCAGTCTGGGGGAGGTTCCCCACGAAGCGCAGATCTACAGCAGCAACACCCATGCCCTGACCGCCCTGGTAAGGGAGTGCGGGGCCGTGCCGCGGCAGTTGGGGATCGCAAAAGACGATCCGGATCACCTCGCCGTCATGATCGAGGAAGGGCTGCAGTCCGATGTGCTCGTGACCACCGGCGGCGTCTCCATGGGGGACTACGATTACCTCAAGGATGTTTTCCGCGAGGTGGGCGTGGAGGTGCTGTTCTG
This sequence is a window from bacterium. Protein-coding genes within it:
- a CDS encoding molybdopterin molybdotransferase MoeA; protein product: MIRVAEARSIVLDNVIPLGSEVVGLDECLFRVLAQPVTARRHVPPRDNSAMDGFALTAAATGAATEQNPAALPIVRTIRAGDRAGDPVGEEQVVRIMTGAPVPEGIDTVVPVEQTRVEAETLYLTVPLKAGANIRRAGEDIREGEEMFLARRPLRPADLGLVASQGIAQLRVFRRPEVAILATGDEVVSLGEVPHEAQIYSSNTHALTALVRECGAVPRQLGIAKDDPDHLAVMIEEGLQSDVLVTTGGVSMGDYDYLKDVFREVGVEVLFWKVAQKPGKPMTFGVRRGKPVFALPGNPVSATLSFELYVRPALRKMMGHTRLFRPTVRAVLEQDVKKKPGRRNFIRGVVERKEDGILYAHTTGKQGSGILRSMSAANGIIILPEDAEGAKAGERVEVYLIDSEEALSSDSN